One region of Flavobacterium pisciphilum genomic DNA includes:
- a CDS encoding non-ribosomal peptide synthetase yields the protein MEILNKLKSLGIILNAQNGKLDISAPKGALTPDLIEEIKANKEDLIRMFSAFSHIAKAPEQEYYPLTASQHRMWVLSQFEGGSLAYNMPLTVKFTGNIDLVKLERSFQILIEQYEILRTYFKTNEEGEVHQYVVPMHTVDFKIERKDFGNQINPDHSVYEYLLQKNNEVFNLEQAPLLKSSIIRLSNDIHIFFLSMHHIIGDGWSIQLLVSKIITIYNSLVQEKEINLPELKIQYKDYAVWLNNEIGKEKQKFSEKYWLNQFSGELPVLDLPSFKTRPTVKTYNGNNCSYLFSKQILDQIQSFSKARDVTLFMTLMTGVKTLLYKYSSQTDLIIGTPIAGREHPDLEQQIGLFLNTLAIRTRITENQSFLELLKAEKTILLEAYEHQTYPFDELVDKLNLKHDRSRSTLFDIMIVLQNQSQLSNLSNEESVKDLKVEGYGKGTNSSKFDIEFIFTESEEGLALNIIYNTDVYEFSQINQIFSHLENIFIQALKNPNVLLQEIDYVSQEEKNHLLFGLNDTLVDYPKDKTIVKLFEEQAQKTPDNIAIIFEDKEITYRALEEQSNQLAHYLKDFYAIQPNDLVGILLDRSERMIVCIFAILKSGGAYVPIDTTYPKDRITYIIKDGNLKTCLDENEFQKFKNLQENYSKTNDIVTAKTQNLAYCIYTSGSTGNPKGVLNHHAGLYNRLMWMKDYLEVTEKDVFLQKTPYTFDVSVWELILPFITGSTLVIAKPDGHKDPYYLQNVIEEKRVSIIHFVPSMLGVFLLENTTVSASSLSHIVCSGEELPAVMAYNCKEKFPKTRLHNLYGPTEAAIDVTAIDLTNVDTIREGVSIGKPIANTKIYIVNDAFQLQPMGVAGELLISGIQVAKGYLNLNQLTQERFIPDPFREGYYVYRTGDIAQWKPDGTIQYIGRIDNQVKIRGNRIELGEVEKATMDYPGIKKVVVTTKEINSEKKLVAYYLQEQEIDKAAMRNYLQQKLPEYMVPGFYVVLENVPLTSSGKIDKKALPEIIGEDLIRKEYVAPSNETERKITEIWQDVLGVERIGITDNFFELGGDSIRSIRILSRINKELGLNYKLADIYALLSIKELLSIQLERIESEIPPIVKIKIEEDFQRLSEELRLDEKNIASIFPMSDIELGMLYASSINGNNGVYHDQFFFPVPTSNFQQDLFTEAMTVLTKKHEILRTAYDLENYSEPVHLVYNSIKTQLGFEDISNENKEDQHHKIQTFMIQERTENPFEITKPGLWRMKIYKTAQNEWHLLFQFHHAILDGWSVASLMTELNNTYVAILEKREIPSLKRLSLTYKEYVFEQRCIKKSESHNLYWANMLEDYKRLDIFTEEIVVKNTDFVLNGDRYNALQEFSVNQSISLKTITFAAYLYTLQMLTYDNDVVAGIVTSGRPLSEDGDKVLGCFLNTIPFRIKRTEGSILQFVKEINQLINIQKQFEGISLFELHTRFSKSNREENPFFDTMFNYIDFHIYNELDLKHIEEIKESQFDDISFEATNTFLDLFVRPIGNGIKVSWRQQRKLKDGITIAKLQNYYTAFLDILIKQPENILDRNFIISAEEKEELLTRFNDTEYLHANQDTIISLFEDQVKRTPESIAVLFENKSLTYNELNQKANQLGSYLRDKFNIKPNDLIGIRLDRNEKMILAIFGILKSGGAYVPIDTAYPQERIDYIEKDSNCKLILDHEELELFYANQERFSKSNLENISSPQDLAYVIYTSGTTGNPKGVMVEHRNTVELIQWSDKLFDSDAFDIVFAATSYCFDLSVYEMFYTLSIGKKLRVLQHGLEIRDFIEKEDKILINTVPSVVREILEEGVSWNKVAILNMAGEPISYDILQRLPLETAEVYNLYGPTEDTTYSTYFKIDRKDYLSIPIGKPITNTQTYIVDEQLKLVPVGIPGKIYLSGAGITRGYLNKPELTAEKFIENPFKPGTKMYDTGDLGAWLPDGNIEFLGRKDQQVKIRGFRIELGEIEARIIDYSESLKQVVVVAKEIKGEKVLVAYYVSVSNTIDKSELRSYLAQNLPDYMIPGFYVELVSMPLNSNGKVDRKLLPDITGEDIIRKEYTAPRNEVEKKMVEIWQQVLGIEKIGIDDNFYEVGGNSLMSIQVAARLKKEGYILPVLKILKYPKINELAQHLEKEDVVLVDVDELNVYKERIALSENQKVYTNDGIYEHPIQYFTFELTPFDKEKFAKTIFKIFELIPELRIKIIKDGDENYQELIPIAEFTPHVIYNLTNLADRKNIQEYLLKAKNKPFELDKGDMCHIDICHDDVNAIVQITIHHIITDFQSNNMLMQYIHDQYNGNENSISLKVGGNGIFAKIQKKYIDSAYFKKSLENRIVSLSDILENNQSNDLLTHPFDRKAETESKKILVKIGEIELNEIKQFCRSNGILLSNYILSYCLKNYIRMNSTFLIEITVNSRDTQLMGFDLENRIGQFTNTIPVPVRLENSASMEITASEIQRNYLVSKEYQQIPYGLLNQAFYNKNNFKLSQFTLGSFNNLDLSGTQNPDIELDNNEIKVTNLLRKQNYPLEIKSSMFDNGLIIEINTESRFAKLPKNQEKFLSTEK from the coding sequence ATGGAGATATTAAATAAACTTAAATCATTAGGAATTATTCTGAATGCCCAAAATGGCAAACTGGATATTAGTGCGCCTAAAGGAGCGCTGACTCCGGATCTTATCGAAGAAATAAAAGCGAACAAGGAAGATTTGATCAGAATGTTTTCTGCTTTTTCCCATATTGCAAAAGCTCCAGAACAAGAATATTATCCATTAACGGCTTCTCAGCACAGAATGTGGGTTTTAAGTCAGTTTGAAGGCGGTTCATTAGCTTATAATATGCCATTGACCGTAAAATTTACAGGAAACATTGATTTGGTTAAACTAGAGCGTTCTTTTCAGATTTTAATAGAACAGTATGAAATTTTAAGAACTTATTTCAAAACGAATGAAGAAGGAGAGGTTCATCAGTATGTTGTACCAATGCATACTGTTGATTTTAAGATAGAAAGAAAAGACTTCGGCAATCAAATAAACCCAGATCATTCCGTTTATGAATATTTATTACAAAAAAACAATGAGGTTTTTAATTTGGAGCAAGCTCCTTTGCTAAAATCATCCATAATTCGTTTAAGCAATGATATTCATATATTTTTCTTGTCTATGCACCATATAATTGGAGATGGCTGGTCGATACAATTACTAGTTTCTAAAATTATCACGATTTACAATTCATTGGTTCAGGAAAAAGAAATCAATTTACCCGAATTAAAAATACAGTATAAAGATTATGCTGTATGGCTAAATAACGAAATAGGGAAAGAAAAACAGAAATTTTCTGAAAAATATTGGCTAAATCAGTTTTCAGGAGAATTACCAGTACTTGATTTACCAAGTTTTAAAACACGACCAACAGTTAAAACCTATAATGGGAATAATTGTTCATACCTGTTTTCAAAACAAATTTTAGATCAGATACAGTCTTTTTCAAAAGCTCGGGATGTAACCTTGTTTATGACCTTGATGACAGGAGTAAAAACATTACTCTATAAATATTCTTCTCAAACAGATCTTATTATTGGTACGCCAATAGCTGGAAGAGAGCACCCGGATTTAGAACAGCAAATAGGATTATTTCTGAATACCTTGGCTATACGAACAAGAATAACTGAAAATCAAAGTTTTTTAGAATTATTAAAAGCAGAAAAAACGATATTGCTTGAAGCTTATGAGCATCAAACCTATCCGTTTGATGAGCTGGTAGATAAACTGAACCTTAAACACGACCGAAGCAGATCTACCTTGTTTGATATTATGATTGTTTTACAAAATCAAAGTCAGTTGAGTAATCTCAGCAATGAAGAGTCTGTAAAAGACCTGAAAGTTGAAGGGTACGGAAAAGGCACTAATAGCTCGAAATTTGATATCGAATTTATCTTTACAGAATCTGAAGAAGGATTAGCACTAAATATCATTTATAATACTGATGTTTATGAATTCAGTCAGATAAATCAAATCTTTTCACATTTAGAAAATATATTTATTCAGGCTTTAAAAAATCCTAATGTTTTACTTCAGGAGATTGATTATGTTTCTCAGGAAGAAAAAAATCATTTGCTGTTTGGTTTAAATGATACATTGGTTGATTATCCAAAAGACAAAACAATAGTAAAATTATTTGAAGAACAGGCACAAAAAACACCTGATAATATTGCCATTATTTTTGAGGATAAAGAAATTACTTATAGAGCGTTAGAAGAACAATCTAACCAATTGGCTCATTATTTGAAAGATTTCTATGCGATTCAGCCAAACGATTTGGTTGGAATACTCTTAGATCGCAGTGAAAGAATGATCGTGTGCATATTTGCAATACTAAAATCAGGAGGAGCTTATGTTCCTATAGATACTACTTATCCAAAAGATAGAATAACTTATATTATCAAAGATGGTAATTTGAAAACTTGTTTGGATGAGAATGAATTTCAAAAATTTAAAAATCTTCAGGAAAATTACAGTAAAACAAATGATATAGTAACCGCCAAAACGCAAAATTTAGCGTATTGTATTTACACCTCTGGTTCAACAGGAAACCCAAAAGGAGTATTGAATCATCATGCAGGTCTATACAATCGTTTGATGTGGATGAAAGATTACCTTGAAGTTACTGAAAAAGATGTATTTCTTCAAAAAACACCTTATACTTTTGATGTTTCAGTCTGGGAATTGATTTTACCGTTTATAACTGGAAGCACATTGGTAATAGCAAAGCCAGATGGACACAAAGATCCTTATTATTTGCAAAATGTGATTGAAGAAAAAAGAGTTTCAATCATTCATTTTGTACCTTCTATGCTGGGTGTATTTTTATTAGAAAACACAACAGTTAGTGCAAGTAGTTTGTCACATATTGTTTGTAGTGGAGAAGAATTGCCTGCAGTTATGGCATACAACTGTAAAGAAAAATTTCCAAAGACACGCCTTCATAATCTTTATGGACCTACAGAAGCTGCTATAGATGTAACAGCTATCGATCTTACCAATGTTGATACAATTCGCGAGGGAGTAAGTATTGGTAAACCAATAGCGAATACAAAAATATATATTGTTAACGATGCATTTCAACTTCAGCCCATGGGTGTTGCAGGCGAATTGTTAATCTCCGGAATTCAAGTAGCCAAAGGATATTTAAACCTAAATCAGCTTACTCAGGAACGATTTATTCCGGATCCGTTTAGAGAGGGATATTATGTATACAGAACCGGTGATATCGCACAATGGAAGCCGGATGGTACTATACAGTATATTGGAAGAATAGACAATCAGGTAAAAATTAGAGGGAACAGGATTGAATTAGGAGAAGTCGAAAAAGCGACCATGGACTATCCGGGAATTAAAAAAGTCGTGGTGACCACCAAAGAAATAAACAGCGAGAAGAAACTTGTAGCCTATTATTTGCAGGAGCAGGAAATTGATAAAGCAGCAATGCGCAATTATCTGCAGCAAAAATTACCAGAATACATGGTTCCGGGCTTTTATGTTGTTCTAGAAAACGTACCATTAACATCAAGTGGAAAAATTGATAAAAAAGCACTGCCAGAAATAATAGGAGAAGATCTGATACGTAAAGAATATGTAGCACCCTCAAATGAAACAGAGAGAAAAATAACAGAAATCTGGCAAGATGTTCTGGGAGTTGAAAGAATAGGTATTACGGATAATTTCTTTGAACTGGGCGGTGATTCCATACGATCGATAAGAATACTGAGTCGAATTAATAAAGAATTGGGGCTAAATTATAAACTAGCTGATATTTATGCTTTATTATCCATCAAAGAACTATTGTCTATACAACTGGAACGTATAGAAAGTGAAATACCTCCTATTGTAAAAATAAAAATAGAGGAAGATTTTCAACGTTTATCAGAAGAACTGAGATTGGATGAAAAAAATATTGCTTCGATTTTTCCTATGAGCGATATAGAATTAGGTATGTTATATGCTTCTTCTATAAACGGAAATAACGGAGTATATCATGACCAGTTTTTCTTTCCTGTACCCACATCAAATTTTCAACAGGATTTATTTACTGAAGCAATGACTGTTTTGACAAAAAAACATGAAATCCTGCGCACGGCCTACGATTTAGAAAACTATAGTGAACCAGTTCATCTTGTTTATAATAGCATTAAAACTCAATTGGGATTTGAAGATATTTCTAATGAAAATAAGGAAGACCAGCATCATAAAATTCAAACATTTATGATTCAGGAGCGAACAGAAAACCCTTTTGAAATAACAAAACCAGGATTATGGAGAATGAAAATCTATAAAACTGCCCAAAATGAGTGGCATTTGTTATTTCAGTTTCACCATGCTATACTTGACGGCTGGAGCGTAGCATCTTTAATGACAGAACTCAACAATACTTATGTTGCAATTTTGGAAAAAAGAGAAATTCCATCATTAAAAAGACTATCACTAACGTATAAAGAGTATGTATTTGAACAAAGATGCATCAAGAAAAGCGAAAGCCATAATCTATATTGGGCTAACATGCTTGAAGATTACAAGCGTCTGGACATTTTTACAGAAGAAATAGTTGTTAAAAATACTGATTTTGTTCTGAATGGTGATAGATATAATGCATTACAAGAATTTAGTGTAAATCAATCTATTAGCCTTAAAACAATAACTTTTGCAGCCTATCTGTATACATTGCAAATGCTCACATACGACAATGATGTTGTGGCAGGTATTGTTACAAGTGGCAGACCATTATCTGAAGATGGAGATAAAGTGCTGGGGTGTTTTTTAAATACGATTCCATTTAGAATAAAAAGAACAGAAGGTTCAATACTGCAATTTGTAAAGGAAATAAATCAACTCATCAATATCCAAAAACAATTTGAAGGCATTAGTTTATTTGAATTGCATACCCGTTTTTCAAAAAGTAACAGAGAAGAGAATCCTTTTTTTGATACCATGTTTAATTATATTGATTTTCATATTTACAATGAACTTGATTTAAAACACATAGAGGAAATCAAGGAATCTCAATTTGATGATATCAGTTTCGAAGCCACAAATACTTTTTTAGATCTGTTTGTGCGACCAATTGGTAATGGTATAAAAGTATCATGGCGTCAGCAGAGAAAATTAAAAGATGGCATCACAATAGCAAAGCTTCAAAACTATTATACAGCGTTTCTAGATATCTTAATAAAGCAACCTGAAAATATTCTTGACAGGAATTTTATTATTTCGGCAGAGGAGAAAGAAGAATTGTTGACCAGATTTAACGACACAGAATATTTACATGCCAACCAAGATACAATTATCAGTTTATTTGAAGATCAGGTAAAAAGAACACCGGAAAGTATTGCAGTTCTTTTTGAGAATAAAAGCCTTACCTACAATGAATTGAATCAAAAAGCAAACCAGTTAGGAAGCTATTTAAGAGACAAATTTAATATTAAACCTAATGATTTGATAGGAATAAGGCTGGATAGAAACGAGAAAATGATTCTGGCTATTTTCGGAATATTAAAATCAGGAGGAGCTTATGTTCCTATAGACACGGCATATCCTCAGGAACGTATTGATTATATCGAAAAAGACAGTAATTGCAAGTTGATTTTGGATCATGAAGAATTAGAATTGTTTTATGCAAATCAGGAACGTTTTTCAAAATCAAATCTCGAAAATATCAGTTCGCCACAAGATTTGGCTTATGTAATTTATACTTCAGGAACAACAGGTAATCCAAAAGGGGTAATGGTAGAACATAGAAATACAGTAGAGCTGATACAATGGTCTGATAAACTATTTGATTCAGATGCCTTTGATATCGTATTTGCTGCAACTTCTTATTGCTTTGATTTATCGGTATATGAAATGTTTTATACACTATCAATAGGAAAAAAACTGAGAGTATTGCAACATGGGTTAGAGATTCGTGACTTTATCGAAAAAGAAGATAAAATATTGATAAATACAGTACCTTCTGTGGTGAGGGAAATATTAGAAGAAGGAGTTTCATGGAATAAAGTTGCGATATTAAATATGGCAGGTGAACCTATATCTTATGATATTCTTCAACGATTACCTTTAGAAACTGCTGAGGTTTATAATTTATATGGCCCTACAGAAGATACTACATACAGCACTTATTTTAAGATTGACAGAAAAGATTATTTGTCTATTCCTATAGGAAAGCCAATCACTAATACACAAACTTATATTGTAGACGAACAGTTAAAATTAGTTCCGGTAGGTATTCCGGGTAAAATATATTTATCAGGGGCAGGAATAACAAGAGGATATTTGAACAAACCAGAATTAACTGCTGAAAAGTTTATAGAAAATCCATTTAAGCCCGGAACTAAAATGTATGATACTGGAGATTTGGGAGCATGGTTGCCAGATGGAAATATAGAGTTTTTAGGCAGAAAAGATCAACAGGTAAAAATTCGCGGATTCAGAATAGAATTAGGAGAAATAGAAGCCAGAATAATTGATTATTCAGAATCCTTAAAGCAAGTTGTTGTTGTTGCAAAAGAAATTAAAGGAGAAAAAGTACTAGTTGCTTATTATGTATCAGTATCAAATACTATAGATAAATCAGAATTAAGATCCTATTTAGCCCAAAACCTCCCAGATTATATGATTCCTGGTTTCTATGTAGAGCTGGTATCTATGCCATTAAATTCTAACGGAAAAGTAGACCGCAAATTATTACCTGATATTACTGGAGAAGACATTATCAGAAAAGAATATACAGCCCCGAGAAATGAAGTCGAAAAGAAAATGGTAGAAATATGGCAACAGGTTCTTGGAATTGAGAAAATAGGAATCGACGATAATTTTTATGAAGTAGGCGGAAACTCATTGATGTCTATTCAGGTGGCTGCAAGATTAAAAAAAGAAGGATATATATTGCCGGTACTTAAAATTTTAAAGTATCCAAAAATAAACGAATTAGCACAACATCTCGAAAAAGAGGATGTAGTGTTGGTAGATGTAGACGAACTAAATGTTTATAAAGAACGAATTGCATTATCAGAGAATCAAAAGGTATATACAAATGATGGCATTTACGAGCATCCAATTCAATATTTCACATTTGAATTAACTCCTTTTGATAAAGAGAAATTTGCTAAGACCATTTTTAAAATATTTGAATTAATTCCAGAATTAAGAATTAAAATAATTAAAGATGGTGATGAAAATTATCAGGAACTGATTCCTATTGCTGAGTTTACACCACATGTTATATACAATCTGACTAATCTGGCAGACCGTAAAAATATTCAGGAATATTTGTTAAAAGCAAAAAACAAACCATTTGAATTGGATAAAGGAGATATGTGTCATATCGATATTTGTCATGATGATGTAAATGCTATTGTACAAATCACGATTCATCATATTATTACTGATTTTCAATCCAATAATATGTTAATGCAATACATTCATGATCAATACAACGGAAATGAAAACAGTATTAGTCTTAAAGTTGGAGGTAATGGAATTTTTGCCAAAATTCAAAAGAAATATATTGACTCAGCTTATTTTAAAAAATCACTTGAGAATAGAATAGTATCACTTTCTGATATTTTGGAAAACAATCAATCGAATGATTTGCTAACACATCCTTTTGATAGAAAAGCAGAAACAGAATCTAAAAAGATCTTGGTGAAAATTGGTGAAATCGAATTAAATGAAATAAAACAATTCTGCCGATCAAACGGAATATTGTTAAGTAATTATATTCTATCATACTGTCTGAAGAATTACATAAGAATGAATTCAACATTCCTGATTGAGATAACAGTTAATTCAAGAGATACCCAATTAATGGGTTTTGATCTGGAAAATAGAATAGGACAGTTTACAAATACAATTCCGGTACCGGTTAGGTTAGAAAATAGTGCTTCTATGGAGATTACAGCTTCAGAAATTCAAAGAAATTATTTGGTTTCAAAAGAATATCAGCAAATTCCGTATGGTTTATTAAACCAAGCCTTTTACAACAAAAACAACTTTAAACTAAGTCAGTTTACTTTAGGGTCGTTTAACAATTTAGACCTATCTGGTACTCAAAATCCGGATATTGAATTGGATAATAATGAAATAAAAGTGACAAACCTGTTAAGAAAACAGAATTATCCTTTAGAAATTAAAAGTAGCATGTTCGATAACGGGCTGATTATCGAAATTAATACAGAAAGCCGATTTGCAAAACTACCAAAAAATCAAGAAAAATTTTTATCAACAGAAAAATAA